CAGCCGGGCGGCCTCGCTGCGCGCCTCGACCGCGAAGCCGGGGGCGATGGTGCAGAGCTTCGCCGCCTGCTCCTGGATCGCGGCGACCACCTTCGGGTGCTGGTGGCCGATGTTGGTGTTGACCAGCTGCGAGGAGAAGTCGAGGTAGCGGTTGCCGTCGTAGTCCCAGAAGTACGAGCCCTCGGCGCCGGCCACCGCGAGGGGGTCGATCAGCGCCTGGGCGGACCACGAGTGGAAGACGTGCGCGCGGTCGGCGGCCTTGACCGCCTGGCCGGTGGCTGAGTCAGCGGTGGGGATGCTCATGCCGGTAAGGCTAGGGCCGGTCGTCCCCGAAGGGCAGTTTCATCTTGTCAGCCGGTCACCCGATCCGTCGACAGGATGCAAAGACACAGGGCCCGGGGCGAAAAGCCCCGGGCCCATGGTCAGTTCATACCAGCACTCAGATCGCGGTCATACCCCGCCCGACGGTCACGACCCGCTAGATCGCGGTCATACCCCGCCCGACGGTCACGACCCGCTAGATCGCGGTCATGACGTGCTTCACGCGGGTGTAGTCCTCGAAGCCGTACGACGACAGGTCCTTGCCGTAGCCGGACTTCTTGAAGCCGCCGTGCGGCATCTCGGCGACCAGCGGGATGTGGGTGTTGATCCAGACGCAGCCGAAGTCCAGGCGGCGCGACATCCGCATGGCGCGGGCGTGGTCCTTGGTCCACACCGAGGAGGCCAGCGCGAACTCGACGCCGTTGGCGTACTCGACGGCCTGGTCCTCGTCGGTGAACTTCTGCACGGTGATGACCGGGCCGAAGACCTCGTTCTGGATGATCTCGTCGTCCTGGTTCAGGCCGGAGACGACGGTCGGGGCGTAGAAGTAGCCCTTGTCGCCGACCTGGTGGCCACCGGCCTCGACCTTGGCGTGGGCGGGCAGCCGCTCGATGAAGCCGGCCACCTGCTTCAGCTGGTTGGCGTTGTTCAGCGGGCCGTACAGCACGTCCTCGTCGTCCACGCCGCCGGTCTTGGTCTCGGCCGCGGCCTTGGCCAGCGCCTCGACGAAGGCGTCGTGGATCGACTCGTGCACCAGCACGCGGGTGGCGGCCGTACAGTCCTGGCCGGCGTTGAAGTAGCCCGCCACCGAGATGCCCTCGACGGCCTCGGCGATGTCGGCGTCCTCGAAGACCACGACCGGGGCCTTGCCGCCCAGCTCCAGATGGACGCGCTTGACGTCCTTGGAGGCCGACTCGGCGACCTGGATGCCGGCCCGGACCGAACCGGTGATGGAGGCCATCGCCGGCGTCCGGTGCTCGACCATCAGCTTGCCGCTCTCGCGGTCGCCGCAGATGACGTTGAAGATGCCGGCCGGCAGCTCCAGCTCCTTGAGGACGCCGCCGATGATCTCGGCCAGCAGCACGGTGGAGGCCGGGGTGGTGTCCGAGGGCTTCAGCACGACGGTGTTGCCCGCGGCGATGGCCGGGGCGAACTTCCAGACGGCCATCATCATCGGGTAGTTCCACGGGGCGACCTGGGCGCAGACGCCGACCGGCTCGCGGCGGATGATCGAGGTCATCCCGTCCATATACTCACCGGCGGCCTTGCCCTCCAGCAGGCGGGCGGCACCGGCGAAGAACCGGATCTGGTCCACCATCGGGCCGATCTCCTCGGAGAGGGTCAGCCCGCGGGGCTTGCCGGTGTTGCGCACCTCGGCGTCGACGATCTCGTCGGCCCGGGCCTCGACCGCGTCGGCGATCTTGAGCAGCAGCTTCTGCCGGGTGCTCGGGGTGGCGTCGCGCCAGATCGGGAACGCGGCGGCGGCGGAGGCCATGGCGGCGTCCACGTCCGCGGCACCGGACAGCGGCGACGTCGCGTACACCTCGCCGGTGGTCGGGTCCACGATGTCGAGCGTGCGGCCGTCAGCCGCGTCGACGAACTCACCATTGATGTAGTTGCGCAGCGTACGAAGGTCGCTCACGGGGTCTCTCCTCGGTCTGGGCCTGCGGCATTGCAGATTCCGGCGCCATGGTACGTCGGCGGGTCCGGCGTACGAAGGGTGCCGAGTGGCCGGGCCCGAAACGGCGCGGTCCACTGGTGGCGGTACGCGCCGCATCCCGCGGGGCCGCGCGCGTACCGTGCCAGGGTAGCCGCACCACTGCCGTAATCGACAGGCCAAGTGGATGTACGCGATGAAATCCGTACGCGTTTTCCAAGATCGCGACGAAATCAGCAGCTTCCAAGCTTGCGAACGCCGAATCGATCAGGCACAGTGGCCGCGTGGCCAACCGCGACCGGAACGCCAGCGTTCCCCTCGACGCCGCCTCCAAGGCGATCATCGAGCAGCTCCAGGAGGACGGGCGCCGCCCGTACGCCGCCATCGGCAAGGCCGTCGGCCTGTCCGAGGCAGCCGTACGGCAGCGCGTCCAGAAGCTGCTCGACCAAGGCGTGATGCAGATCGTCGCCGTCACGGACCCGCTCACCGTCG
The genomic region above belongs to Streptomyces sp. 1331.2 and contains:
- a CDS encoding gamma-aminobutyraldehyde dehydrogenase produces the protein MSDLRTLRNYINGEFVDAADGRTLDIVDPTTGEVYATSPLSGAADVDAAMASAAAAFPIWRDATPSTRQKLLLKIADAVEARADEIVDAEVRNTGKPRGLTLSEEIGPMVDQIRFFAGAARLLEGKAAGEYMDGMTSIIRREPVGVCAQVAPWNYPMMMAVWKFAPAIAAGNTVVLKPSDTTPASTVLLAEIIGGVLKELELPAGIFNVICGDRESGKLMVEHRTPAMASITGSVRAGIQVAESASKDVKRVHLELGGKAPVVVFEDADIAEAVEGISVAGYFNAGQDCTAATRVLVHESIHDAFVEALAKAAAETKTGGVDDEDVLYGPLNNANQLKQVAGFIERLPAHAKVEAGGHQVGDKGYFYAPTVVSGLNQDDEIIQNEVFGPVITVQKFTDEDQAVEYANGVEFALASSVWTKDHARAMRMSRRLDFGCVWINTHIPLVAEMPHGGFKKSGYGKDLSSYGFEDYTRVKHVMTAI